In a genomic window of Pontibacter liquoris:
- the lysA gene encoding diaminopimelate decarboxylase, which produces MELIDNKYKIQGIPVEQLREQFGTPLYVYDAEHIRGQIRKFREGFSTVDLHIKYACKALTNINILKLMLREGLGLDTVSLPELRMGLHVGFKPQEIVFTPNAVDFSEIEEAVALGAKINIENLSNLERFGQKYGGSVPVCIRLNPHIAAQANSEKVDWWHKQSKFGISIDQVGDVKALEEKYNLHIDGIHIHSSSVIMSPEIFINGAKAVFDIALQFQNLDFIDFGGGIKVDVGDGNPVIDVVELGKQLDVVFSDFCQKYGRRLQLWFEPGRYLVGNAGTLLTTCVLRKRNGGSEFVGLNSGFNHLIRPMFYNAYHEIVNASNPTGSTETYTVVGNICEIDNFAVDRELHQVREGDLIAIRSAGAYGYSMASTYNSRYRPAEVLVINGEAKLIRQRDTYEDLLRNQVEIELD; this is translated from the coding sequence ATGGAATTGATAGATAACAAGTATAAAATACAGGGAATACCCGTAGAGCAGCTGCGGGAGCAGTTCGGCACCCCGCTTTATGTATACGATGCCGAGCACATCCGCGGGCAGATCAGAAAGTTTCGGGAAGGCTTCAGCACCGTGGACCTGCACATCAAGTATGCCTGCAAAGCGCTGACAAACATCAACATCCTCAAGCTGATGCTCCGGGAGGGGCTGGGACTAGACACCGTGTCTTTGCCGGAACTGCGCATGGGGCTGCACGTAGGCTTTAAGCCACAGGAAATTGTTTTCACCCCTAATGCCGTGGACTTTTCGGAGATAGAGGAGGCCGTGGCACTGGGCGCGAAGATCAACATCGAGAACCTGTCGAACCTGGAGCGGTTTGGCCAGAAGTATGGCGGCAGCGTGCCAGTGTGCATTCGCCTGAACCCGCACATTGCCGCGCAGGCCAACTCCGAAAAGGTAGACTGGTGGCACAAGCAGTCCAAGTTCGGCATCTCCATCGACCAGGTAGGCGACGTGAAGGCGCTGGAAGAAAAGTATAACCTGCACATCGACGGCATCCACATCCACTCCAGTTCCGTGATCATGAGCCCGGAGATCTTCATCAACGGCGCCAAAGCGGTCTTCGACATTGCCCTGCAGTTCCAAAACCTCGACTTTATTGATTTCGGCGGAGGCATCAAGGTGGATGTGGGCGACGGCAACCCGGTGATCGACGTGGTTGAACTTGGTAAACAGCTGGACGTGGTGTTCTCGGACTTCTGCCAGAAGTATGGCCGCCGGCTGCAGCTCTGGTTTGAGCCGGGGCGCTACCTGGTAGGCAACGCCGGCACGCTGCTGACAACCTGTGTGCTGCGCAAGCGCAACGGCGGCTCCGAGTTCGTAGGCCTCAACTCCGGCTTTAACCACCTGATCCGCCCCATGTTCTACAACGCTTATCACGAAATCGTGAATGCCTCTAACCCAACCGGCTCTACCGAAACTTATACCGTGGTGGGCAACATCTGCGAGATCGACAACTTTGCCGTGGACCGCGAACTACACCAGGTGCGGGAAGGGGACCTGATCGCTATCCGCAGCGCTGGTGCCTACGGTTATAGCATGGCCTCTACCTACAATTCCCGTTACCGCCCTGCCGAGGTGCTGGTCATCAACGGCGAGGCCAAACTCATCCGCCAGCGCGACACGTATGAAGACCTGCTGCGCAACCAGGTGGAAATCGAGCTGGATTAG
- a CDS encoding HipA domain-containing protein, translated as MTVTGVQPKLSLELSAGEREGAPKRLTNVGLWGGYILKPPSKHYIELPEVEDLTMHLATIAGITVVPHSLIRLQSGNLAYITRRIDRTRKGKLHKEDMCQHTERLAEDKYHGSYEQIAKSIRRYSTNPGLDVVNFYEQVLFSFLIGNADMHLKNFSLLLQPALGPVLAPAYDLVATALVNRADEKDMALMLNGKKKKSAAKISQQLSTPPC; from the coding sequence GTGACGGTGACCGGCGTACAGCCGAAGCTTTCGCTGGAACTTTCTGCTGGCGAGAGAGAAGGCGCGCCCAAACGCCTCACGAACGTCGGCCTGTGGGGAGGCTATATCCTGAAGCCACCAAGCAAGCACTATATCGAGCTGCCGGAGGTGGAGGACCTGACGATGCACCTGGCCACAATTGCCGGCATTACGGTCGTACCGCATAGCCTGATTCGTCTGCAGTCGGGCAACCTTGCTTACATCACCAGGCGCATAGACCGCACCCGGAAGGGCAAACTGCACAAGGAGGATATGTGCCAGCACACCGAACGTCTCGCAGAGGATAAGTACCATGGCTCATACGAGCAGATTGCAAAGTCCATACGCAGGTACTCGACCAACCCGGGCCTGGATGTGGTTAACTTTTACGAACAGGTTCTCTTCTCCTTCCTGATAGGTAATGCCGACATGCACCTGAAGAACTTCTCCTTGCTCCTTCAGCCCGCATTAGGGCCGGTACTTGCCCCAGCCTATGATCTGGTGGCAACGGCGCTGGTGAACCGGGCCGACGAGAAAGACATGGCACTGATGCTCAATGGAAAGAAGAAAAAATCAGCCGCAAAGATTTCACAGCAGCTTTCCACACCTCCATGCTGA
- a CDS encoding HipA N-terminal domain-containing protein, whose protein sequence is MRKAEVKFGDKTAGWLSQDDTGYHFTYDAAYLRSEAPVPVSLTLPLQEKPYSDRVLFPFFDGLIPEGWLLDIAERNWKLNPRDRMVLLLACCKDCIGAVSVHPIAEEEI, encoded by the coding sequence ATGAGGAAGGCAGAAGTTAAATTCGGGGATAAGACAGCAGGCTGGCTCAGCCAGGATGATACGGGGTATCACTTCACCTATGATGCCGCCTACCTCCGCTCCGAGGCTCCGGTACCGGTCAGTCTTACCCTCCCCCTGCAGGAGAAACCTTATTCTGACCGGGTGCTTTTTCCTTTCTTCGATGGGCTGATACCGGAAGGCTGGCTATTGGACATCGCTGAGCGGAACTGGAAACTTAACCCAAGAGACCGGATGGTCCTGCTGCTGGCCTGCTGTAAAGACTGCATCGGGGCCGTGAGTGTTCACCCTATTGCAGAGGAGGAAATCTAA
- a CDS encoding helix-turn-helix transcriptional regulator: MLLNEFVKERRKLAGLTQPDLAAKAGVGLRFIRELEQGKESLRLDKVNQVLQLFGYQVGPLPINRNILADEEGRS, encoded by the coding sequence ATGTTGTTAAATGAATTTGTAAAGGAGCGGCGCAAATTAGCCGGGCTGACCCAACCGGACCTGGCGGCAAAGGCCGGCGTAGGCCTGCGCTTTATCCGGGAACTGGAACAAGGGAAAGAAAGCCTGCGCCTGGATAAAGTGAACCAGGTTCTGCAACTTTTTGGGTACCAAGTAGGCCCACTCCCCATCAACCGAAATATTTTAGCAGATGAGGAAGGCAGAAGTTAA
- a CDS encoding LytR/AlgR family response regulator transcription factor — translation MIRCIAVDDEAYAANILADYISKVPFLELVGKTTSPIEAINWVQEGKVDLVFLDIQMPELTGIQFLKLCGSKCKVILTTAYPEYALEGYEHDVVDYLLKPIPFDRFLKAVHKAHSMLQRQQETVPAGISSKPEYAPAAAPVPEYMFVKGESKNKFLKVAYNDILYVEGLKNYVSLYLPGQRLVTYQSLTDLAGQLPQPPFYRVHRSYIISIDKVSMIDGNTVYIGDRSIPVGETYREEFLNMVRETGRV, via the coding sequence ATGATCCGTTGCATTGCCGTTGACGACGAAGCTTACGCTGCCAACATCCTTGCCGATTACATCAGCAAGGTGCCTTTCCTGGAGCTGGTAGGTAAAACCACCAGCCCGATAGAGGCCATCAACTGGGTGCAGGAAGGCAAAGTGGACCTGGTGTTCCTGGATATACAGATGCCGGAGCTGACAGGCATTCAGTTTCTGAAGCTCTGCGGCAGCAAGTGCAAGGTTATACTGACCACTGCCTACCCGGAGTATGCGCTGGAAGGCTACGAGCATGACGTGGTGGATTACCTGCTCAAGCCCATCCCATTCGACCGGTTTTTGAAGGCCGTGCACAAAGCGCACAGTATGCTGCAGCGACAGCAGGAAACAGTACCAGCCGGTATTTCTAGTAAGCCAGAGTATGCTCCTGCCGCCGCACCCGTTCCGGAGTATATGTTTGTAAAAGGCGAAAGCAAAAACAAATTTCTCAAGGTTGCCTATAATGACATCCTGTACGTGGAAGGACTAAAGAACTATGTTTCACTTTACCTGCCTGGCCAGCGTCTGGTCACCTACCAATCGCTCACCGACCTGGCGGGACAGTTGCCCCAGCCACCTTTTTACCGGGTGCACCGCTCCTACATCATTTCTATTGATAAGGTAAGTATGATTGATGGCAACACTGTCTACATTGGCGATAGATCCATACCAGTAGGGGAAACGTACCGGGAGGAGTTCCTGAACATGGTCCGGGAAACCGGCAGAGTTTAG
- a CDS encoding sensor histidine kinase, protein MNARQKKIGLHLLGWMLYFGYTLLGYFIYNWKFNILMLKFSSDILCLVEFYSCYLLVLPFWMKRKNWLMLGLGILGVMLLYTCLRYGIEETIFPILFGFRNYGEGTTLTYYFFDNLYWALPGIVLGAVVWFFEVTLEKERENRTLKQEKTQAELAFLKTQINPHFLYNTLNYLYSLAYPVSDKLGGAIIKLSDLMRYMLHESKDGKVELQKEVDYLHNYLDIYRLRFEDNFFVNFNIQGQVNGQRVPALVLIPFVENALKHGVVDDAAAPVTINLQLQKDRLYFDVSNRINQNQKDQTTGIGLPNIRRRLDLIYPGRYSLDVQEDGQQYKTTLKLQTV, encoded by the coding sequence ATGAATGCACGACAAAAAAAGATAGGACTGCACCTGCTGGGCTGGATGCTCTATTTCGGCTATACGCTTTTAGGTTATTTTATCTATAACTGGAAATTCAATATACTCATGCTGAAGTTCTCCTCCGATATTCTATGCCTGGTGGAGTTCTATTCCTGCTATCTTTTGGTGCTACCTTTCTGGATGAAAAGGAAGAACTGGCTCATGCTGGGACTTGGTATACTGGGTGTGATGCTGCTCTATACTTGCCTTCGCTATGGTATTGAAGAAACTATCTTCCCCATTTTGTTCGGGTTCAGGAATTACGGCGAAGGCACGACCCTTACCTATTATTTTTTCGATAACCTTTACTGGGCTTTGCCTGGAATCGTTTTAGGAGCCGTGGTTTGGTTTTTTGAGGTGACCTTAGAGAAGGAACGTGAAAACCGCACCCTAAAGCAGGAAAAAACGCAGGCAGAACTGGCCTTTCTGAAAACACAGATAAACCCGCACTTTCTCTACAACACGCTCAATTATTTATACTCGCTGGCTTACCCGGTATCCGATAAGCTGGGCGGAGCGATTATTAAGTTATCAGACCTGATGCGCTACATGCTGCACGAAAGCAAAGACGGCAAAGTAGAGCTGCAGAAGGAAGTGGATTACCTGCACAACTACCTCGACATCTATCGCCTGCGCTTCGAAGACAATTTCTTTGTCAACTTCAACATACAAGGCCAGGTAAACGGGCAGCGCGTGCCGGCGCTGGTGCTCATTCCATTTGTAGAAAACGCCCTGAAGCATGGCGTGGTAGACGATGCCGCTGCCCCCGTAACCATAAACCTGCAGCTGCAGAAAGACAGATTATACTTTGATGTGAGCAACCGTATCAACCAAAACCAGAAAGACCAGACCACCGGCATTGGCCTGCCTAACATCCGCCGCCGCCTGGATTTGATTTACCCCGGCAGGTATAGCCTGGACGTGCAAGAGGATGGCCAGCAGTATAAAACCACGCTGAAGCTGCAGACCGTCTAA
- a CDS encoding outer membrane beta-barrel family protein → MKKAFTTTTKDKRKNTCKSIAMAIGLYFFVITSWAQTSATVKGSVTNAATQKPLDYVSVVLLQLPDSAVVASEMTDAAGAYTFAQVKPGRYTVKALMVGFTPGRSMAFEVKQQAVQVPGIALQERANALQEVVVKGQKPLLEQEADRVVMNVEQLNTAGDNALEVLKYAPGVRLDKDDNIIFRGSGGVQVLINGKMTYMSGAELQSYLKSLPASAISKVELIANPPASFEAAGTAGIINIKLKRDETLGMNGSVNLGAGYGKYEKVWGGLNLNFNTGKVSLYTRLNTGHYNSFNRLTLKRNINDSLYNQVNYWHPVTNSYDATAGADYFISKKHTIGIMAKGYASPENTLTTSNSTNYDVGGQVFGHMGMHNPKESSTDNYSLNLNYKFDSDSTGRSLTFDADLVNYSSNADEHFTNNFYAASGEATQSPLLLRSFSIAQTSIRSLKMDYVHPFGKGYKAEAGLKTSWVSNESDIKFEEQQELEWVNDKLRTNSFEYNETIHAAYLSLSGNLGDKLSMKAGLRAEQTIADGYSATTGDKINPDYLKFFPSVFVSYNANKSNQFSVSYSRRISRPSYRSINPFTFFSDPYTALQGNPFLQPSFSNSLQFNYTCKSFQLLSLSYIETNNFVSNVISQNDGKKVSISRPENLSKATYLSASSGGSLPLKDWWTATLQLEGSYNTVTSPLQGSEYNSSRFSWSASTEENINLPRDYKLQLSAFYMSPSVQGLYQTKSGYQLDLGAQKTLLDGRATLSLKLRDVFNTSRFRATLAYNNVNMYWQNQWESRRLNLTFDYKFGSNKVKAARNRKTGTSEEEGRL, encoded by the coding sequence ATGAAAAAAGCTTTTACTACCACAACAAAAGACAAAAGAAAAAATACATGCAAAAGTATAGCAATGGCTATAGGCTTGTACTTCTTTGTGATAACTTCCTGGGCACAGACTTCAGCCACAGTAAAAGGAAGCGTAACAAATGCCGCCACGCAAAAGCCGCTCGATTATGTGTCGGTGGTGTTGCTGCAGTTGCCCGATTCAGCCGTTGTAGCATCGGAGATGACGGATGCGGCAGGTGCCTATACGTTTGCGCAGGTGAAGCCGGGCAGGTATACGGTAAAGGCCCTGATGGTAGGTTTTACGCCGGGCAGAAGCATGGCTTTCGAGGTGAAGCAGCAGGCGGTGCAGGTGCCGGGTATAGCCCTGCAGGAAAGAGCCAATGCGCTGCAGGAAGTGGTGGTGAAAGGGCAGAAGCCGCTGCTGGAGCAGGAGGCAGACCGCGTGGTGATGAACGTGGAGCAGCTCAACACGGCTGGCGACAATGCCTTGGAGGTGCTCAAGTATGCGCCGGGCGTGCGGCTGGATAAGGACGACAACATCATCTTCCGGGGAAGCGGCGGGGTACAGGTGCTAATCAATGGCAAAATGACTTACATGAGCGGAGCCGAGCTACAGAGCTACCTCAAGTCGCTGCCTGCCTCGGCCATTAGCAAAGTGGAATTGATTGCCAATCCCCCCGCCTCGTTCGAGGCAGCGGGAACAGCCGGTATCATCAATATCAAACTTAAACGGGACGAGACGCTGGGCATGAACGGCTCCGTGAACCTGGGTGCCGGTTATGGGAAGTATGAGAAAGTATGGGGAGGCTTAAACCTGAACTTTAACACCGGTAAGGTGAGCCTGTATACCCGCCTGAACACGGGCCATTACAACTCCTTTAACCGCCTTACCTTGAAGCGCAACATCAACGACAGCCTCTACAACCAGGTAAACTACTGGCACCCGGTCACCAACAGCTACGATGCAACGGCAGGCGCCGATTATTTTATCAGCAAGAAGCATACCATAGGGATCATGGCCAAAGGATATGCCTCGCCGGAGAACACCCTGACTACCAGCAACTCCACCAACTACGATGTCGGTGGTCAGGTGTTCGGACATATGGGCATGCACAATCCCAAAGAATCCAGTACCGACAACTATAGCCTGAACCTCAACTATAAATTCGACAGCGACAGCACAGGCCGCAGTCTAACCTTCGATGCGGACTTGGTAAACTACAGCAGCAATGCTGATGAGCACTTTACGAACAACTTCTACGCAGCTTCCGGGGAAGCGACACAGTCTCCTTTGCTGCTTCGCAGCTTCAGCATAGCCCAGACAAGTATACGGTCGCTGAAAATGGATTATGTGCACCCGTTTGGCAAAGGATACAAAGCAGAGGCTGGTTTAAAAACCAGCTGGGTTAGCAACGAGAGCGATATCAAATTTGAAGAGCAGCAGGAGCTGGAATGGGTAAACGATAAGCTGCGCACCAACAGCTTTGAGTACAACGAAACCATACATGCTGCTTACCTGAGCCTGAGCGGAAATCTGGGTGACAAACTAAGTATGAAAGCCGGCCTTCGGGCAGAGCAAACCATTGCCGATGGCTATTCAGCCACCACAGGAGATAAGATAAACCCGGATTACCTGAAGTTTTTCCCAAGCGTGTTCGTAAGCTACAACGCAAACAAAAGCAACCAGTTTTCGGTATCTTACAGCCGCCGCATCAGCCGCCCATCCTACCGAAGTATAAACCCGTTTACTTTTTTTTCCGATCCCTACACAGCCTTGCAAGGCAACCCGTTTCTGCAGCCTTCCTTCTCTAACTCGCTGCAGTTTAACTATACCTGCAAGAGCTTCCAGTTGCTGAGCCTGAGCTATATCGAGACGAATAATTTTGTGTCAAACGTGATCAGCCAGAACGATGGGAAGAAGGTAAGCATCAGCCGGCCTGAAAACCTGAGCAAAGCCACCTACCTGAGCGCCAGCAGCGGTGGCAGCTTGCCCCTGAAGGATTGGTGGACAGCTACCCTGCAACTGGAAGGTTCTTATAACACGGTTACTTCGCCGCTGCAGGGATCGGAGTATAACAGCTCCCGCTTCAGCTGGTCGGCCAGCACAGAAGAGAACATCAACCTGCCAAGGGATTACAAGCTGCAGCTCTCAGCCTTTTATATGTCGCCGTCGGTGCAAGGGCTGTACCAGACAAAATCCGGCTACCAGCTGGACCTGGGGGCGCAGAAAACCCTGCTGGACGGCAGAGCCACGCTAAGCCTGAAACTGCGTGACGTGTTTAATACCAGCCGCTTCAGAGCCACATTAGCTTACAACAACGTGAACATGTACTGGCAAAACCAATGGGAGAGCCGCCGCCTGAACCTGACATTCGATTATAAATTCGGCAGCAACAAAGTAAAAGCAGCACGCAACCGCAAAACGGGCACGAGCGAGGAGGAGGGACGCTTGTAA